In Lycium barbarum isolate Lr01 chromosome 9, ASM1917538v2, whole genome shotgun sequence, the DNA window AGAATCTGCAATACCAAATGCGAGAGGAAATATGCTGTTGTTTCCATCTTTTGCTACTGCTATCATGAGCACACCGCGGTATTTTGATTTCAAGAAGGTTGCATCCACCATCATTACTGGTCTGCAGTGTTTCCAACCCTCAATTGATGTTCCATACGCGAAAAAAGCATATTTAAACTTATTGTCAGCGGTCCATTTGATGTTAGCAACTGTTCCAGGATTTCTTAATTTCATcatgtgaagatattgcggtagaAGTGTGTAGTTATTTTCTGGACTTCCTCTTATAACATTATAAGCGTGTTGGAGGGAACGCCATGCTTTGTGGTAACCAATGTGCAAGCCATATCTGCTTCTCATTTCTTCAATGACAAATTTGGGTGTTATCTCTTGTAGTGTATGGCGTACTAGGTTTGTAATGTATTCCGCTATGACTTTTGAAGTTGCATTCCTCATGTCAGAGGAGATGAAATTTATTGAacaactatgtctcttttcaaagttaactaCTTTGAAAAGTTCTGATCCTCTGAACCTTGAACTGTGGAAACGCCAAATGCAGGTTGTATCAATACATCTGATGTAATACCGTCGCGTGCATGACTTTTCTACCTTGTACTGTTGATGACGAGTAATTGCAATGTTATTCATGCACTTTTTCACGGTATCTTTGTCTTTGAATAAAATGCCAACTTCTATTTGATCAATCGATGCACTAGGtgtcaaaatttgtgtatcattttgtatccTCTTCCTTTTTAGTGTCTTTGTTTTGTTGCATGGTTGTGTTTGTGTCTCTTCAACTGTCATGCTCGGAGTAAGTGATACAACATTCATTGAAGTTGGATGCTGAGAAAGGTCATTGTTTACAACTTGCTCAATGTTTGGCGGTTGCCATTGTAGCTGCTGAGGTGTCTGGTTAGGAGTTACTATCTCGCTCT includes these proteins:
- the LOC132611857 gene encoding uncharacterized protein LOC132611857; translation: MSEVGLDDEQHRPIGHNLGISHEQSEIVTPNQTPQQLQWQPPNIEQVVNNDLSQHPTSMNVVSLTPSMTVEETQTQPCNKTKTLKRKRIQNDTQILTPSASIDQIEVGILFKDKDTVKKCMNNIAITRHQQYKVEKSCTRRYYIRCIDTTCIWRFHSSRFRGSELFKVVNFEKRHSCSINFISSDMRNATSKVIAEYITNLVRHTLQEITPKFVIEEMRSRYGLHIGYHKAWRSLQHAYNVIRGSPENNYTLLPQYLHMMKLRNPGTVANIKWTADNKFKYAFFAYGTSIEGWKHCRPVMMVDATFLKSKYRGVLMIAVAKDGNNSIFPLAFGIADSENNESYRWFFRHVKKVFGTRKDLSILSDRHSSIATAIKELYPDTQHGICIYHMEKNLQKYFPSEAILSLFYNAATTYKQAEFRTYMSQIQQIDPKAAEYIEEEPPERWARSFHTNRRYNRLTTNNVETMNSVLRKAREFPIMACIDYIQNKLQNWFYQRK